One Mycobacteroides abscessus ATCC 19977 genomic window carries:
- a CDS encoding nuclear transport factor 2 family protein — MINNVVETWHGIISGANPEALNDLLADDVVFYSPVVFTPQHGKPVTAMYLLAAFATLAGPDSGFHYVKEVLAGNQAVLEFESTVDGKYINGVDIVTCDDAGKIIEFKVMIRPLQAINAIHEKMRAALAQAQG, encoded by the coding sequence ATGATCAACAACGTGGTTGAAACCTGGCACGGCATCATTTCCGGCGCGAACCCCGAAGCACTCAACGATCTACTGGCCGACGACGTCGTCTTTTACTCCCCCGTGGTCTTCACCCCACAGCACGGCAAGCCGGTGACCGCGATGTACTTGCTGGCAGCCTTCGCCACCCTCGCCGGACCCGATAGCGGGTTCCACTACGTCAAGGAAGTCCTGGCCGGAAATCAGGCGGTGCTGGAGTTCGAATCCACCGTGGACGGCAAGTACATCAACGGCGTCGACATCGTCACCTGCGACGATGCCGGAAAGATCATCGAGTTCAAGGTCATGATCCGGCCGCTACAGGCCATCAACGCGATCCACGAGAAGATGCGCGCCGCACTCGCTCAGGCACAAGGCTGA
- the coaA gene encoding type I pantothenate kinase has protein sequence MPRLSEPSPYVEFDRKQWRALRKSTPLVLTEEELIGLRGLGEQIDLTEVAEVYLPLARLIHLQVAARQRLFAATATFLGDQHPDRLVPFVIGVAGSVAVGKSTTARVLQALLARWDHHPRVDLVTTDGFLYPNAELSRRNIMHRKGFPESYNRRGLLRFVTEVKSGAREVTAPVYSHLLYDIIKNEKHVVQQPDILILEGLNVLQTGPTLMVSDLFDFSIYVDARIEDIEQWYISRFLAMRSTSFANPSSHFHHYAKLSDKQATLAAQEIWHSINLPNLLENILPTRPRATLVLRKDADHSINRLRLRKL, from the coding sequence ATGCCGCGGCTGAGCGAGCCGAGCCCCTACGTGGAGTTCGACCGGAAACAGTGGCGCGCGCTGCGCAAATCCACGCCACTGGTCCTTACCGAAGAAGAGCTGATCGGCCTGCGTGGTCTGGGCGAGCAGATCGACCTGACCGAAGTCGCCGAGGTCTATCTGCCGCTGGCACGGTTGATCCACCTGCAGGTAGCCGCCCGGCAGCGGCTGTTCGCCGCGACGGCGACCTTCCTCGGCGACCAACATCCGGACCGTCTGGTTCCCTTCGTCATTGGCGTGGCGGGCAGCGTCGCCGTCGGCAAGTCCACGACTGCCCGCGTGCTGCAAGCGCTCCTGGCGCGGTGGGACCATCATCCACGCGTGGACCTCGTCACCACAGACGGATTCTTGTATCCCAACGCCGAGCTATCGCGACGCAACATCATGCACCGCAAGGGGTTTCCCGAAAGTTACAACAGACGCGGGTTGCTGCGGTTCGTCACCGAGGTCAAATCGGGCGCGCGGGAAGTCACCGCGCCGGTGTACTCGCACCTGCTGTACGACATCATCAAAAACGAGAAACATGTTGTGCAGCAACCCGATATCCTCATTCTTGAGGGCTTGAACGTGCTGCAGACCGGCCCCACGCTGATGGTCTCGGACCTGTTCGATTTCTCGATCTACGTGGACGCACGCATCGAAGACATCGAGCAGTGGTACATCTCCCGCTTCCTCGCGATGCGGTCCACCTCTTTTGCGAATCCCTCATCGCACTTCCACCATTACGCCAAGCTCTCCGACAAGCAGGCAACCCTGGCCGCACAAGAGATTTGGCATTCGATCAACCTGCCGAATCTGCTGGAGAACATATTGCCGACCCGCCCACGCGCGACGCTGGTGCTCCGCAAGGATGCCGACCACTCGATCAACCGGCTGCGGCTACGCAAGCTGTAA
- a CDS encoding glycine hydroxymethyltransferase, with translation MTTSASSDIAQGAQYAETASAAYRSALQVIETIEPRIADATRKELADQRDSLKLIASENYASPAVLLTMGTWLSDKYAEGTIGHRFYAGCQNIDTVEALAAEHARELFGAPYAYAQPHSGIDANLVAYWAILATRVEAPALADKGVRNVNDLSETDWEELRHQYGNQRLMGMSLDAGGHLTHGFRPNISGKMFHQRSYGTDPETGLLDYDALAAAAREFKPLVLVGGYSAYPRRVNFAKLREIADEVGATLFVDMAHFAGLVAGKVFTGDENPVPHAHITTTTTHKSLRGPRGGLVLATAEYSDAVDKGCPMVLGGPLSHVMAAKAVALAEARQPSFQAYAQRVADNAKSLAEGFLKRGARLVTGGTDNHLVLLDVQSFGLTGRQAESALLDAGVVTNRNAIPADPNGAWYTSGIRFGTPALTSRGFGADEFDKVAELVVDVLTNTEADGSSKAKYTLADAVAERVKAASAELLAANPLYPGLTL, from the coding sequence ATGACGACTTCAGCCTCCAGCGATATCGCGCAGGGTGCGCAGTATGCCGAGACCGCCAGCGCCGCCTACCGGTCGGCGCTGCAGGTCATCGAGACCATCGAGCCGCGCATCGCGGACGCTACCCGCAAAGAGCTTGCCGACCAACGTGATTCGCTGAAGCTGATCGCCAGCGAGAACTACGCCTCGCCGGCTGTGTTGCTGACCATGGGCACCTGGCTCTCGGACAAGTACGCCGAGGGCACCATCGGTCACCGCTTCTACGCCGGTTGCCAGAACATCGACACCGTCGAGGCGCTGGCCGCCGAGCATGCCCGCGAGCTGTTTGGCGCGCCGTACGCGTACGCGCAGCCGCACTCCGGTATCGACGCCAATCTCGTTGCCTACTGGGCGATCCTGGCCACCCGGGTAGAGGCACCGGCGCTGGCGGATAAGGGCGTGCGCAATGTCAACGACCTGTCCGAGACCGACTGGGAGGAGCTGCGTCACCAGTACGGCAACCAGCGGCTGATGGGCATGTCGCTGGACGCCGGCGGGCACCTGACGCACGGCTTCCGGCCCAACATCTCCGGCAAGATGTTCCACCAGCGCAGCTACGGAACCGATCCGGAGACGGGCTTGCTGGACTATGACGCGCTGGCCGCCGCGGCCCGCGAGTTCAAGCCGTTGGTGTTGGTGGGCGGCTACTCCGCGTACCCGCGCCGGGTGAACTTCGCCAAGCTGCGTGAGATCGCCGACGAGGTGGGTGCCACCTTGTTCGTGGACATGGCCCACTTCGCCGGCCTGGTGGCCGGAAAGGTGTTCACCGGCGACGAGAACCCGGTGCCGCACGCCCACATCACGACCACCACCACCCACAAGTCGCTGCGCGGCCCACGCGGTGGCCTGGTGCTGGCCACCGCCGAGTACTCCGACGCCGTGGACAAGGGTTGCCCGATGGTGCTGGGCGGACCGCTGTCCCACGTGATGGCCGCCAAGGCTGTCGCCCTGGCCGAGGCACGTCAGCCGTCATTCCAGGCTTACGCACAGCGCGTCGCCGACAACGCCAAGTCGCTGGCCGAGGGCTTCCTCAAGCGGGGCGCGCGCCTGGTCACCGGCGGCACCGACAATCACCTGGTGCTCCTGGACGTGCAGTCCTTCGGGCTCACCGGGCGCCAGGCCGAATCGGCCCTGCTGGACGCGGGCGTCGTCACCAACCGCAACGCCATCCCGGCCGACCCCAACGGCGCCTGGTACACCAGCGGCATCCGCTTCGGAACGCCGGCGCTCACCAGCCGCGGATTCGGCGCCGACGAGTTCGACAAGGTGGCCGAGCTGGTGGTCGACGTGCTGACCAATACCGAGGCCGATGGGTCTTCCAAGGCCAAGTACACCCTGGCCGACGCAGTGGCGGAGCGGGTGAAGGCCGCCTCGGCCGAGCTGCTGGCCGCCAACCCCCTGTACCCGGGCCTCACTTTGTAG
- a CDS encoding acyl-ACP desaturase produces the protein MAQKPVPNALTLELTDVVAENIDRHRDTAELWYAHEHVPYDEGENFAFLGGRDWEPSDVKLPKAVVDAVQILLITKDNLAGYHREMVEHFSLEIIPWADFIGRWTAEENLHAIALREYLVVTRNADPNADEDTRLAHVMKGYRADSYSQIETLVFNAFFEQMHAVFVQNLAAQTEDAVLKGLLANIEKDERRHEQMYSNIVLECLRLHPEDTIAAIKARAAELKVIGADIDGYEDKVATVAEAGIIDGTTVQDVVRELTDKWGVTDRL, from the coding sequence ATGGCACAGAAACCTGTACCCAATGCGCTGACTCTTGAGCTGACGGACGTCGTCGCCGAGAACATCGATCGCCACCGCGACACCGCGGAGCTGTGGTACGCCCACGAGCACGTCCCCTATGACGAGGGCGAGAACTTCGCCTTTTTGGGCGGACGCGACTGGGAGCCCTCCGACGTGAAGCTGCCCAAGGCTGTCGTCGACGCCGTCCAGATCCTGCTGATCACCAAGGACAACCTGGCGGGCTACCACCGCGAGATGGTGGAACATTTCTCCCTGGAGATCATTCCCTGGGCGGACTTCATCGGGCGCTGGACCGCCGAGGAGAACCTGCACGCCATCGCGCTGCGTGAGTACCTCGTGGTGACCCGCAATGCCGATCCCAATGCCGATGAGGACACCCGGCTGGCTCACGTCATGAAGGGCTACCGCGCCGACTCATACAGCCAGATCGAGACGTTGGTGTTCAACGCGTTCTTCGAGCAGATGCACGCGGTGTTCGTGCAGAACCTCGCCGCGCAGACGGAAGACGCTGTACTCAAGGGCCTGCTCGCCAACATCGAGAAGGATGAGCGCCGCCACGAGCAGATGTACAGCAACATCGTGCTCGAATGCCTGCGCCTGCACCCCGAGGACACCATCGCCGCCATCAAGGCGCGGGCCGCGGAGCTGAAGGTCATCGGTGCCGATATCGACGGATACGAGGACAAGGTCGCCACGGTGGCCGAGGCCGGAATCATCGACGGGACCACCGTGCAGGACGTGGTTCGCGAACTCACCGACAAGTGGGGCGTCACCGACCGCCTCTAG
- a CDS encoding PhoH family protein: MTASKNPGTKADDLRASGSSIRTYVLDTSVLLSDPWATNRFAEHEVVIPLVVISELEGKRHHHELGWFARTALRMLDDLRLEYGRLDQSIPVGTQGGSLRVELNHTDPSVLPVGFRTDSNDSRILACALNLAAEGKLVTLVSKDIPLRVKAGAVGLAADEYRAQDVVNSGWTGMTELDTSADVIDSLFESGEVDLEAARDLPCHTGVRLLGGTSSALGRVNAEKRVQLVRGDREVFGLRGRSAEQRVALDILLDESVGIVSLGGKAGTGKSALALCAGLEAVLERRSHRKVVVFRPLYAVGGQELGYLPGSESEKMGPWAQAVFDTLEGLASPAVIEEVLSRGMLEVLPLTHIRGRSLHDSFVIVDEAQSLERNVLLTVLSRLGTGSRVVLTHDVAQRDNLRVGRHDGVAAVIEKLKGHPLFAHVTLVRSERSPIAALVTEMLEEFGPGLTA, translated from the coding sequence GTGACTGCTTCAAAGAACCCTGGGACCAAGGCTGATGATCTTCGCGCAAGCGGCTCATCAATCCGTACCTATGTGCTCGACACCTCGGTGTTGTTGTCTGATCCTTGGGCTACAAACCGATTCGCCGAACACGAGGTAGTGATCCCATTGGTGGTGATCAGCGAGCTGGAAGGCAAGCGCCACCACCATGAGCTGGGTTGGTTCGCCCGCACTGCGTTGCGGATGCTCGACGATCTGCGGCTAGAATACGGCCGGCTTGATCAGTCCATTCCTGTTGGGACGCAGGGTGGTTCACTGCGCGTTGAGTTGAATCACACCGATCCCTCGGTGCTGCCGGTGGGCTTCCGCACCGACTCCAACGATTCCCGGATCTTGGCGTGCGCACTCAACCTCGCCGCCGAGGGCAAGCTGGTTACGTTGGTGAGCAAGGACATCCCGTTGCGCGTCAAGGCTGGTGCGGTGGGCCTGGCGGCCGACGAGTATCGCGCCCAGGACGTGGTGAATTCGGGCTGGACCGGGATGACCGAGCTGGACACCTCGGCGGATGTCATCGACTCGCTCTTCGAATCCGGCGAGGTTGACCTGGAAGCGGCGCGAGATCTTCCGTGCCACACCGGGGTCCGCCTCCTCGGTGGTACCTCGAGCGCCCTGGGTCGCGTCAACGCCGAGAAGCGGGTACAGCTGGTGCGGGGCGACCGCGAGGTCTTCGGGTTGCGCGGCCGATCTGCCGAACAGCGTGTGGCGCTGGATATCTTGCTCGACGAGTCGGTCGGCATCGTTTCCCTCGGCGGCAAGGCCGGCACCGGCAAGTCGGCGCTGGCACTGTGCGCCGGACTCGAGGCTGTTCTGGAGCGCCGCAGTCACCGCAAGGTGGTCGTGTTCCGTCCGCTGTACGCCGTCGGTGGCCAAGAGCTGGGATACCTGCCGGGCAGCGAGAGCGAGAAGATGGGGCCGTGGGCGCAGGCCGTCTTTGACACCCTGGAGGGGTTGGCGTCGCCGGCGGTCATCGAAGAGGTGCTCTCACGCGGCATGCTCGAGGTGCTCCCGCTGACCCACATCCGGGGCCGGTCGCTGCACGACTCCTTTGTGATCGTGGACGAGGCGCAGTCACTGGAACGCAATGTGCTCCTGACGGTGCTGTCGCGGCTGGGCACCGGCTCGCGGGTGGTGCTCACCCACGACGTCGCACAGCGCGACAACCTGCGTGTTGGTCGTCACGACGGTGTCGCCGCGGTCATCGAGAAGCTCAAGGGACATCCGCTGTTCGCGCACGTCACGCTGGTGCGTAGCGAGCGTTCGCCGATCGCCGCGCTGGTCACGGAGATGCTGGAGGAGTTCGGGCCCGGGCTCACCGCGTAA
- a CDS encoding polysaccharide deacetylase family protein, with translation MLSKRDVFRWTMVAAAVGSLIAAAIVVTDKQRAFAEPVDCQREKCVALTFDDGPSPFTDRLLAILRANGAHSTFFEIGNKVQRDPAGAKRVVEAGMELGSHTWEHPNMTTIPPEAIAGQLSKASDAIEAATGQRPKLFRTAGGLINDQVLAEAKKQGLADINWDVIPFDWANDSNTDATRAILMSQIKPGSVVLFHDTYSSTVDLVEQFLPVLRANGYHAVTVTQLLGPREPGTSYGSRENGPPVNLLKDIPASEIPPLPNTPSPLPATNIPITDLPNQGAGGPAVGQ, from the coding sequence GTGCTATCCAAGCGTGACGTCTTTCGTTGGACCATGGTCGCGGCCGCGGTGGGAAGTCTGATCGCGGCCGCGATCGTCGTCACCGACAAGCAGCGCGCCTTCGCCGAGCCGGTGGACTGCCAGCGCGAGAAGTGTGTCGCGCTGACGTTCGACGACGGGCCCAGCCCCTTCACCGATCGGCTGCTGGCCATTCTGCGGGCCAACGGCGCGCACTCCACCTTCTTCGAGATCGGCAATAAGGTGCAGCGCGACCCGGCGGGTGCCAAGCGAGTAGTGGAGGCCGGGATGGAACTCGGCAGTCACACCTGGGAACACCCCAACATGACGACGATCCCGCCGGAGGCGATCGCGGGTCAGTTGAGCAAAGCCAGCGACGCCATCGAAGCCGCGACCGGCCAACGTCCCAAGCTGTTCCGCACCGCTGGTGGACTGATCAATGATCAGGTGCTGGCCGAGGCCAAGAAACAGGGGCTGGCCGACATCAACTGGGATGTCATCCCGTTCGACTGGGCCAACGATTCGAACACCGACGCCACCCGGGCGATTCTGATGTCACAGATCAAGCCGGGATCGGTGGTGCTTTTCCACGACACCTATTCGAGCACAGTGGATCTGGTGGAGCAGTTCTTGCCCGTGTTGAGGGCCAACGGCTATCACGCGGTGACGGTCACGCAGTTGCTCGGCCCCCGTGAACCCGGCACCAGCTATGGCAGCAGAGAGAACGGTCCGCCGGTAAACCTGTTGAAAGACATTCCGGCATCGGAGATCCCACCGTTGCCGAACACTCCGTCGCCGTTGCCCGCGACCAACATCCCCATCACCGACCTGCCCAACCAGGGTGCGGGCGGACCGGCCGTCGGCCAATAG
- a CDS encoding CsbD family protein — MGIADDAQNKAEDLKGRAKEAFGAATNNDDLKAEGQADQGIASAKQAISDAADKVKEGVEAVKDKLTGK, encoded by the coding sequence ATGGGAATAGCCGACGACGCACAGAACAAGGCCGAAGACTTGAAAGGTCGCGCCAAGGAGGCCTTTGGTGCGGCCACCAACAACGACGACCTCAAAGCCGAAGGACAGGCGGACCAGGGAATTGCCTCCGCGAAGCAGGCGATCTCTGATGCCGCAGACAAGGTGAAAGAAGGCGTCGAGGCGGTCAAGGACAAGTTGACCGGCAAGTAG
- a CDS encoding Asp23/Gls24 family envelope stress response protein, with the protein MTTATQTRELSSSKQVDKSGNAVEKVSNHGVTTIADVVVSKIAGIATREVDGVYDLGGQAARVVGKLRETLPGSPSLTQGVSVEVGERQAAIDIGIVADYGIAIHDLAEGIRSNVISAVENMTGLEVTEVNVTVHDVHFADSDDDASDAGEPRVQ; encoded by the coding sequence ATGACCACGGCAACCCAGACCCGCGAACTGAGCTCGTCGAAGCAAGTCGACAAGTCCGGTAATGCCGTCGAGAAGGTCTCCAACCACGGCGTCACCACCATCGCCGACGTGGTGGTCTCCAAGATCGCCGGGATCGCCACACGCGAGGTCGACGGTGTCTACGACCTGGGCGGCCAGGCCGCCCGCGTCGTGGGCAAGCTGCGTGAGACGCTGCCCGGTTCGCCCAGCCTTACGCAGGGAGTGAGTGTCGAGGTCGGCGAACGTCAGGCAGCCATCGACATCGGGATCGTGGCCGATTACGGGATCGCGATCCACGACCTGGCCGAGGGAATTCGCAGCAACGTTATCTCCGCCGTCGAGAACATGACCGGGCTCGAAGTCACCGAGGTCAACGTCACCGTGCATGACGTGCACTTCGCCGACAGTGATGACGACGCGTCCGACGCCGGAGAGCCACGAGTCCAGTGA
- a CDS encoding RNA polymerase sigma factor yields MPRGELLASLSDEMLARRAQQGDSEAFDVLVVRHGPALLRFVARTYPERAEYDDIVQETFIAAWKGLPSFAFRSQFRTWLYSLASRKTVDAMRRRRRDFDIDEVPEVADAGAGPSERALDGDFLAALSRELSQLPYAARAAWWLREVYDLPLAEIATVLRTTEGSVRGNLQRTRKRLAETLKDFRP; encoded by the coding sequence TTGCCTCGGGGCGAACTACTGGCGTCGTTGTCGGACGAGATGCTTGCTCGACGCGCTCAGCAAGGTGATTCCGAGGCGTTCGATGTTCTGGTCGTCCGGCATGGCCCCGCGCTGCTGAGATTCGTTGCCCGCACGTATCCGGAGCGGGCCGAGTATGACGACATCGTCCAGGAGACGTTCATCGCCGCATGGAAAGGGCTGCCGTCCTTTGCCTTTCGGTCCCAGTTCCGAACCTGGTTGTATTCGCTCGCCTCCCGGAAAACCGTTGACGCCATGCGGCGGCGCCGTCGCGACTTCGATATCGACGAAGTACCTGAAGTTGCCGATGCCGGCGCGGGGCCCAGTGAACGCGCCTTGGACGGTGATTTCCTTGCGGCGTTGAGCCGCGAGCTGTCGCAGCTGCCCTATGCGGCGCGTGCGGCCTGGTGGTTACGTGAGGTTTATGACCTACCTCTGGCGGAGATAGCGACTGTTCTTCGGACCACTGAGGGCTCGGTTCGCGGCAACTTGCAGCGCACCCGCAAGCGGCTCGCGGAGACGCTTAAGGACTTCCGCCCGTGA
- a CDS encoding class II fumarate hydratase yields the protein MSEQQYRIEHDTMGEVRVPAEALWRAQTQRAVENFPISGRGLERTQIRALGLLKGACAQVNKDLGLLAAEKADAIIAAAQEIADGKHDDQFPIDVFQTGSGTSSNMNANEVIASIAAQATPPVVVHPNDDVNMSQSSNDTFPTATHLAATEAAVRDLIPALEYLQQALATKAKAWKTVVKSGRTHLMDAVPVTLGQEFGGYARQIEAGIERVKATLPRLGELPIGGTAVGTGLNAPDGFGAKVVEVLKQSTGLSELKTASDSFEAQAARDGLVEGSGALKTIAASLTKIANDIRWMGSGPLTGLGEIQLPDLQPGSSIMPGKVNPVLPEAVTQVAAQVIGNDAAITVGGLSGAFELNVYIPVMARNLLESFTLLANVSRLFVDKCVDGLVANEDHLRTLAESSPSIVTPLNSAIGYEEAAAVAKEALKERKTIRQTVIDRGLIGDKLSIEELDKRLDVLAMAKVKD from the coding sequence TTGTCTGAACAGCAGTACCGCATCGAGCACGACACCATGGGCGAGGTCCGGGTGCCCGCGGAAGCACTGTGGCGCGCGCAGACCCAGCGCGCGGTCGAGAACTTTCCCATCTCGGGACGCGGCCTGGAGCGCACGCAGATCCGGGCCCTCGGCCTGCTGAAGGGCGCCTGCGCACAGGTCAACAAGGACCTGGGGCTGCTGGCTGCGGAGAAGGCCGATGCGATTATCGCTGCGGCACAGGAGATCGCCGACGGAAAGCACGACGACCAGTTCCCCATCGATGTCTTCCAGACCGGCTCGGGCACCAGCTCGAATATGAACGCCAACGAGGTGATCGCCAGTATTGCGGCACAGGCGACGCCACCGGTTGTCGTGCACCCGAATGACGACGTGAACATGTCGCAGTCCTCCAATGACACCTTCCCGACGGCGACCCACCTGGCCGCGACCGAAGCTGCTGTGCGCGACCTGATTCCGGCACTGGAGTACCTCCAGCAGGCACTGGCCACCAAGGCCAAGGCCTGGAAGACCGTCGTGAAGTCCGGCCGCACGCACCTAATGGACGCGGTTCCGGTGACGCTGGGCCAGGAGTTCGGCGGCTACGCCCGTCAGATCGAGGCCGGCATAGAACGGGTCAAGGCGACGCTGCCCCGCCTCGGCGAGCTGCCCATCGGCGGTACCGCCGTGGGCACCGGCCTGAACGCCCCCGACGGCTTTGGTGCGAAAGTTGTTGAGGTACTGAAGCAGTCGACGGGCCTGTCGGAGCTCAAGACCGCTTCTGACTCGTTCGAGGCACAGGCCGCCCGTGACGGGCTGGTTGAGGGCTCGGGCGCGCTGAAGACCATCGCGGCATCGCTGACCAAGATCGCCAACGACATTCGCTGGATGGGCTCGGGCCCGCTCACCGGCCTGGGCGAGATCCAGCTTCCCGATCTGCAGCCCGGCAGCTCGATCATGCCCGGCAAGGTCAACCCGGTGCTGCCCGAGGCCGTCACACAGGTCGCGGCGCAGGTCATCGGTAACGATGCCGCCATCACGGTGGGTGGCTTGTCCGGCGCCTTCGAGCTCAACGTGTACATCCCGGTCATGGCCCGCAACCTGCTGGAGTCGTTCACGCTGCTGGCCAACGTATCTCGCCTGTTCGTCGACAAGTGTGTCGATGGCCTGGTGGCCAACGAGGATCACCTGCGGACGCTGGCGGAGTCCTCGCCGTCAATCGTTACCCCGTTGAACTCGGCCATCGGCTATGAAGAAGCGGCGGCCGTCGCCAAGGAAGCGCTCAAGGAGCGCAAGACGATTCGGCAGACGGTCATCGATCGCGGCCTCATCGGCGACAAGCTGAGCATCGAGGAACTGGACAAGCGCCTCGACGTGCTCGCCATGGCAAAGGTGAAGGACTAG
- the glpX gene encoding class II fructose-bisphosphatase, which translates to MSPSRREAPDRNLALELVRVTEAGAMAAGRWVGRGEKEKGDGAAVDAMRELVNSVSMRGVVVIGEGEKDNAPMLYNGEEVGNGDGPDCDFAVDPVDGTTLMSKGMPNAISVLAVSERGAMFDPSAVFYMEKIAVGPDAADVIDITAPVSENIKRVAKVRSCSVSDITVCILDRPRHGELIQNVRETGARIRLISDGDVAGAISTARPNSGTDMLLGIGGTPEGIIAAAAMRCMGGAIHGKLAPRDDEERQKAIDAGYDLDQILTTEDLVSGENVFFCATGVTDGDLLQGVRYFGGGCTTQSIVMRSKSGTVRMIEAYHRLTKLREYSAVDFMGDDDATHPLP; encoded by the coding sequence ATGAGCCCGTCGCGCAGAGAAGCCCCTGACCGTAACCTGGCGTTAGAGCTGGTCAGAGTTACCGAGGCGGGCGCCATGGCCGCGGGCCGGTGGGTCGGCCGCGGGGAAAAGGAGAAGGGCGACGGTGCCGCCGTCGACGCCATGCGCGAGCTGGTCAACTCCGTTTCCATGCGCGGTGTGGTCGTCATCGGCGAGGGCGAGAAGGACAACGCCCCGATGCTCTACAACGGCGAGGAAGTCGGCAACGGCGACGGTCCGGACTGCGATTTCGCGGTGGATCCGGTGGACGGCACCACCCTGATGAGCAAGGGCATGCCGAACGCGATCTCCGTACTCGCGGTTTCCGAACGCGGCGCCATGTTCGACCCGTCTGCCGTCTTCTACATGGAGAAGATCGCCGTCGGCCCCGACGCCGCCGACGTGATCGACATCACCGCCCCCGTTTCGGAAAACATCAAGCGCGTGGCCAAGGTGCGCAGCTGTTCCGTCTCCGACATTACGGTCTGCATCCTGGATCGGCCCCGTCATGGCGAGCTGATCCAGAACGTTCGCGAAACCGGCGCGCGTATCCGCCTCATTTCCGACGGCGACGTGGCCGGCGCCATCTCCACCGCCCGACCCAACTCCGGCACCGACATGCTGCTGGGTATCGGCGGCACCCCCGAGGGCATCATCGCCGCGGCCGCCATGCGCTGCATGGGCGGCGCCATCCACGGCAAGCTCGCGCCGCGCGATGACGAGGAACGACAGAAGGCCATCGACGCGGGCTACGACCTCGATCAGATCCTGACCACCGAGGACCTGGTCTCCGGCGAGAACGTCTTCTTCTGCGCGACCGGTGTCACCGATGGTGACCTGCTCCAGGGCGTCCGCTACTTCGGCGGCGGCTGCACCACGCAGTCAATTGTGATGCGTTCCAAGTCCGGCACCGTCCGGATGATCGAGGCCTACCACCGCCTCACCAAACTCCGCGAATACTCCGCGGTCGACTTCATGGGCGACGACGACGCCACCCACCCCCTCCCCTAA
- a CDS encoding DUF4245 domain-containing protein — MPAPRPAKPRLFQDGRDMFWSMAPLVLVCIVLAGVLGMCSFTPSGPTTGAPPSYDAHAALQADARQFSFPIREPSLPEGWRANSGGRDSVDGVPLSRVGYLSPSGAYMAVLQSGAPEERLVPKVNTSLVPRGPEDVDGVHWVAYEGDEGVEPLWVTRLGNTVTVGVTGAGDTDAFRTVARAVQTATPLPR; from the coding sequence GTGCCCGCACCCAGGCCCGCCAAGCCGCGTTTGTTCCAGGACGGCCGCGACATGTTCTGGTCGATGGCGCCGCTCGTGCTGGTGTGCATCGTGTTGGCTGGGGTGCTGGGCATGTGCTCGTTCACGCCGAGCGGGCCGACCACGGGTGCGCCGCCCTCCTACGACGCGCACGCCGCGTTGCAGGCCGATGCCCGGCAGTTCTCGTTCCCGATCCGCGAACCGTCGCTGCCCGAGGGGTGGCGCGCGAACTCCGGTGGCCGCGACAGTGTTGACGGAGTACCGCTCTCGAGGGTCGGGTATCTGAGCCCGTCAGGCGCGTATATGGCGGTACTGCAAAGCGGTGCGCCCGAGGAGAGACTCGTGCCGAAGGTGAACACCTCCCTGGTGCCGCGCGGGCCAGAGGACGTCGACGGTGTGCACTGGGTGGCGTACGAGGGCGATGAAGGTGTCGAGCCGCTGTGGGTTACCCGGCTGGGCAACACAGTGACGGTCGGTGTCACCGGGGCCGGGGATACCGATGCCTTCCGGACCGTCGCACGCGCCGTACAGACGGCCACGCCACTTCCCCGTTAG